One part of the Candidatus Alcyoniella australis genome encodes these proteins:
- a CDS encoding cellulase family glycosylhydrolase — protein MSKALRLLTVLLCLLIPLALVACDQGADDDDDDQTADDDDLDDDDLDDDADDDDDTQDPDWDFIVDEQGRALILHGCNFDGGAKWNAGLPPQGVEQTQSLFGDWGFNFARYLIFRAEIDPEPGVYNEDYLGQVETRLDWLEQAGIRVVLDMHQDVWGPEFHSGGSDGAPPWATITDGVPHIPFAQLLGAWALDYLSPAVMRAFDNFWDYELHPELQDLYAAMWVHVVQRFKDHPSVLGYDLINEPWEGTGIYNQGRFDRTKYFEFNQRMIDAIRSADQEGWIFYEPRAFGPNQGLPSHLPALDDPRPGAQRLAYFPHMYSILVELEGGYDPLRDPILEDWPRNRTIESELQRAPLLAGEWSLLTWPDLENRLLFNDAALRMFESATSGWAYWDCGSFERSPLELQELIASPFPRAVAGWPLEYGYDQSARELSLTFEARDNVEGPTEIYLPLSRCCPDGYAIEVSGVAEDGWHSEFNDDSQLLSIWIDETFTEATISIFAAQPQ, from the coding sequence ATGTCCAAAGCGTTGCGCCTGTTAACGGTCCTGTTGTGCTTGCTGATCCCGCTGGCGTTGGTCGCCTGCGATCAGGGCGCCGATGACGACGACGACGACCAGACCGCGGATGACGACGACCTTGACGACGACGATTTGGACGACGACGCGGACGACGACGACGATACGCAGGACCCCGACTGGGATTTCATTGTCGACGAACAGGGGCGCGCGCTGATCTTGCACGGCTGCAACTTCGACGGCGGGGCCAAGTGGAACGCGGGCCTGCCGCCCCAAGGGGTCGAGCAGACGCAGAGCCTGTTTGGCGATTGGGGCTTCAACTTCGCGCGCTACTTAATTTTCCGGGCCGAGATCGACCCCGAGCCCGGCGTCTACAACGAGGACTATCTGGGCCAGGTCGAGACGCGGCTGGACTGGCTGGAGCAGGCCGGCATCCGCGTGGTGCTCGACATGCACCAGGACGTCTGGGGACCGGAGTTCCACAGCGGCGGCTCCGACGGCGCGCCGCCCTGGGCCACGATCACCGACGGAGTGCCGCACATCCCCTTTGCCCAGCTCCTCGGCGCCTGGGCCCTGGACTACCTCTCGCCCGCGGTGATGCGCGCCTTTGACAACTTCTGGGACTACGAGCTGCACCCCGAGCTGCAGGACCTCTACGCCGCAATGTGGGTCCACGTGGTGCAGCGCTTCAAGGATCACCCCAGCGTACTGGGCTACGACCTGATCAACGAGCCGTGGGAAGGGACCGGGATCTACAACCAGGGGCGCTTTGACCGCACCAAGTATTTCGAGTTCAACCAGCGGATGATCGACGCGATCCGCAGCGCGGACCAGGAGGGCTGGATCTTCTACGAGCCGCGCGCCTTTGGCCCCAACCAGGGACTGCCATCGCATTTGCCCGCACTGGACGATCCGCGTCCCGGCGCGCAACGCCTGGCCTACTTCCCGCACATGTACTCGATCCTGGTCGAGCTTGAAGGCGGCTACGACCCGCTGCGCGATCCGATCCTCGAGGACTGGCCGCGCAACCGCACGATCGAGAGCGAGCTGCAGCGTGCGCCGCTGCTGGCCGGCGAATGGTCGTTGCTCACCTGGCCCGACCTGGAAAACCGCCTGCTGTTCAACGATGCGGCCCTGCGGATGTTCGAAAGCGCGACCTCGGGCTGGGCCTATTGGGATTGCGGCTCGTTCGAGCGCTCGCCGCTTGAGCTGCAAGAGCTGATCGCCTCGCCCTTTCCTCGCGCCGTGGCCGGTTGGCCCCTGGAGTACGGCTACGACCAAAGCGCGCGCGAGCTGAGCTTGACCTTTGAGGCGCGCGACAATGTCGAGGGACCGACCGAGATCTATCTGCCGCTAAGCCGCTGCTGCCCTGACGGCTACGCAATCGAGGTCAGCGGCGTGGCGGAAGATGGCTGGCACAGCGAGTTTAACGACGATTCCCAACTGCTCAGCATCTGGATCGATGAGACTTTTACCGAGGCCACAATCAGTATTTTTGCCGCACAGCCGCAGTAG
- the gcvPB gene encoding aminomethyl-transferring glycine dehydrogenase subunit GcvPB, producing MSKSSTSCELPAGFPGTVGLKFNEPLIFERSVPGRIGHSLPALDVPTANPALYVEPELLRGEAPALPEVSEIDAVRHFHRLSGWNYAVDSGMYPLGSCTMKYNPRVNEATSRLPGLARLHPLQPVQTAQGALSLMHELSSMLAEISGMHAVTLQPAAGAHGEFSGLLMIRAYHTSRGNPRSKVLIPDSAHGTNPASAALCNYKPIELKSGPDGLLDPYTVAAAMDEEVAALMITNPNTLGLFERNILEIAKIVHDKGGLIYCDGANLNALMGAAKPAHFGADVLHFNLHKTFSTPHGGGGPGSGPVGVVEALEPFLPSPVVVKSQRDGADYYELDYDRPQSVGRVKAFYGNFLVMVRAYTYIRELGGEGLTRSTQMAVLNANYVKERLKEVFSVAHDATCMHECVFSEQSLVEHGCHTMDLAKRLIDYGYHPPTVYFPLIVKGAIMIEPTESESVESLEQFIEAMLAIQREAQTDPELLHSAPHCTRLGRLDEVRAVKDLDVRWTKR from the coding sequence ATGTCCAAGTCCTCAACCAGTTGTGAGCTTCCGGCCGGGTTTCCCGGCACGGTCGGTCTAAAATTTAACGAGCCGCTGATCTTCGAGCGCTCGGTCCCCGGACGTATCGGCCACAGCCTGCCGGCCCTCGACGTTCCGACCGCCAACCCGGCGCTGTACGTCGAGCCCGAGCTGCTGCGCGGCGAGGCTCCGGCCCTGCCCGAGGTCAGCGAGATTGACGCGGTGCGTCACTTCCACCGCCTCTCGGGCTGGAACTACGCGGTGGACAGCGGGATGTACCCGCTGGGCTCGTGCACGATGAAGTACAACCCGCGCGTCAACGAGGCGACCTCGCGTCTGCCGGGCCTGGCCCGGCTCCACCCGCTGCAACCGGTCCAGACCGCGCAGGGCGCGCTATCGCTGATGCACGAACTTTCGTCGATGTTGGCCGAGATCAGCGGCATGCACGCGGTGACGCTGCAGCCCGCGGCCGGAGCCCACGGCGAATTCAGCGGCCTGTTGATGATCCGCGCCTATCACACCAGCCGCGGCAACCCGCGCAGCAAGGTGTTGATTCCCGATTCGGCCCACGGCACCAATCCGGCCAGCGCCGCGCTGTGCAACTACAAACCGATCGAGCTCAAGTCCGGCCCCGATGGACTGCTCGACCCGTATACCGTGGCCGCTGCGATGGACGAAGAGGTCGCCGCGCTGATGATCACCAACCCCAACACCCTGGGGCTGTTCGAGCGCAACATCCTCGAGATCGCCAAGATCGTCCACGACAAGGGCGGGCTGATCTACTGCGACGGCGCCAACCTCAACGCCTTGATGGGCGCGGCCAAGCCCGCGCACTTCGGCGCGGATGTGCTGCACTTCAACCTGCACAAGACCTTCAGCACGCCCCACGGCGGCGGCGGACCGGGTTCGGGCCCGGTGGGCGTGGTCGAGGCGCTCGAGCCGTTCCTGCCCTCGCCCGTGGTCGTCAAGTCCCAGCGCGACGGTGCGGATTATTACGAGCTGGATTACGACCGGCCGCAGAGCGTCGGACGGGTCAAAGCGTTTTACGGCAACTTCCTGGTGATGGTCCGCGCCTACACTTACATCCGCGAGCTCGGCGGCGAGGGCCTGACCCGCTCGACGCAGATGGCGGTGCTCAACGCCAACTACGTCAAGGAACGGCTCAAGGAAGTTTTTAGCGTGGCGCACGACGCGACCTGCATGCACGAGTGCGTGTTCTCCGAGCAAAGCCTGGTCGAGCACGGCTGCCACACCATGGACCTGGCCAAACGCCTGATCGATTACGGCTATCATCCGCCCACGGTCTATTTCCCCTTGATCGTCAAAGGCGCGATCATGATCGAGCCCACCGAGAGCGAGAGCGTCGAGTCGCTGGAGCAGTTCATCGAGGCGATGCTGGCGATCCAACGCGAGGCGCAGACCGACCCCGAGTTGCTGCACAGTGCACCGCACTGCACGCGACTGGGTCGCCTCGATGAGGTGCGCGCGGTCAAGGATCTCGACGTGCGTTGGACCAAACGCTGA
- a CDS encoding CPBP family glutamic-type intramembrane protease: MSRQHSIEQQAALRPSIRQLLASLAALIVAFLALNAARRLPGITADLAAVGKVVLLIYLPLLLIRLCRQRPEDFGLRLDRWRDDLKVSLLFALATLPLFVVLYVVWFGLIMDHHVTARLDWSYVRGVTLMILVIGVPEEIFFRGWIQSPLTRRWGHRGPTLLGVRIGPDVWLSAALFALAHLAITFNPATVATFVPGLAFAWMRKRTGSVFGAGLYHGLCNSVVLAFNPQILGG, from the coding sequence ATGTCCCGACAGCATTCCATCGAACAACAGGCCGCGTTACGGCCGTCCATTCGGCAACTACTGGCCAGCCTGGCGGCGCTGATTGTGGCCTTCTTAGCGCTCAACGCGGCACGTCGCCTGCCGGGCATCACCGCGGATTTGGCGGCGGTGGGCAAGGTCGTGCTGCTGATCTATCTGCCGCTGCTGCTGATACGCCTCTGCCGCCAACGGCCGGAGGATTTCGGCCTGCGCCTCGATCGTTGGCGCGACGATCTGAAAGTCTCGCTGCTGTTCGCCCTGGCCACGCTGCCGCTGTTCGTTGTGCTCTACGTGGTCTGGTTCGGGTTGATCATGGATCACCACGTGACCGCGCGTCTCGATTGGAGTTACGTGCGAGGTGTGACGCTGATGATCCTGGTGATCGGCGTGCCCGAGGAGATTTTTTTTCGCGGCTGGATTCAGAGCCCGCTGACCCGGCGTTGGGGCCATCGCGGGCCGACGCTGCTCGGGGTTCGGATCGGGCCGGACGTCTGGCTCAGCGCCGCGCTGTTCGCCCTGGCGCATTTGGCGATCACGTTCAACCCGGCCACGGTCGCCACCTTTGTGCCCGGACTGGCCTTCGCCTGGATGCGCAAGCGCACGGGCAGCGTATTCGGCGCGGGCCTCTACCACGGGCTGTGCAACAGCGTGGTGCTGGCGTTCAACCCGCAAATCCTCGGCGGCTGA
- the gcvH gene encoding glycine cleavage system protein GcvH, translating to MEVREGLKYTKEHEWTNYEDGSVSVGITDFAQDQLGDVVFVELPKVGDKFAANEAFGVVESVKAVSDVYPPIAGEIVEVNEALADAPETVNSDPYGEGWMVKIKPDDPAELDALMDAAAYASFCAEEQG from the coding sequence ATGGAAGTGCGCGAGGGTCTCAAGTACACCAAAGAGCACGAGTGGACCAATTACGAGGACGGCTCGGTCAGTGTCGGGATCACCGATTTCGCCCAGGATCAATTGGGCGACGTGGTGTTCGTCGAGCTGCCCAAGGTCGGCGACAAGTTCGCGGCCAATGAGGCCTTCGGCGTGGTCGAAAGCGTCAAGGCCGTGTCCGACGTCTACCCGCCGATCGCCGGAGAGATCGTTGAGGTCAACGAGGCGTTGGCCGATGCTCCGGAGACCGTCAACTCCGATCCCTACGGCGAAGGCTGGATGGTCAAGATCAAGCCCGACGACCCGGCCGAGCTCGACGCGCTGATGGACGCTGCGGCCTACGCCAGCTTCTGCGCCGAGGAACAGGGTTGA
- a CDS encoding ZIP family metal transporter: MQEMIAGLSDMPIVVLGAMASLLAGLATGVGALPVLFTRGISQRTQDVMLGFGAGVMLAATSFSLIIPAIEAGGAGVSGAMIVACGMGLGAVFLWLADRFLPHEHFIKGPEGADRSNLRRVWLFIIAITLHNFPEGLAVGVGFGGGDVQNGTSLAIGIGLQNMPEGLVVALALLTERYTKAQALGIALLTGLVEPVGGLFGAGLVSVAQPILPWGLAFAAGAMLFVVSDEIIPESHRKGFEKEATFGVMIGFIVMMVLDVTLG; the protein is encoded by the coding sequence ATGCAGGAGATGATCGCGGGCCTATCCGACATGCCGATCGTGGTTTTGGGCGCAATGGCGAGCCTGCTGGCGGGTCTGGCCACGGGCGTGGGTGCGTTGCCCGTGCTGTTCACCCGCGGGATTTCCCAGCGAACCCAGGACGTGATGCTCGGATTCGGCGCGGGCGTAATGCTCGCGGCTACCTCATTCTCGCTGATCATCCCTGCCATCGAGGCCGGCGGCGCGGGCGTGTCCGGCGCGATGATCGTGGCCTGCGGCATGGGCCTGGGCGCGGTGTTTCTCTGGTTGGCCGACCGCTTTTTACCCCACGAACATTTCATCAAAGGGCCCGAGGGCGCGGACCGCAGCAACCTGCGCCGCGTCTGGCTGTTCATCATCGCCATCACCCTGCACAACTTTCCCGAGGGACTGGCCGTGGGCGTGGGCTTTGGCGGGGGCGATGTGCAAAACGGCACCAGCCTGGCCATCGGCATTGGATTGCAGAACATGCCCGAGGGTTTGGTGGTGGCCCTGGCGCTGCTCACCGAGCGCTATACCAAGGCTCAGGCGTTGGGGATCGCGCTGCTCACCGGGCTGGTGGAGCCGGTGGGTGGACTGTTCGGCGCGGGCCTGGTCAGCGTGGCTCAGCCGATTTTGCCCTGGGGACTGGCGTTCGCAGCGGGCGCCATGCTCTTCGTGGTCTCGGACGAGATTATCCCCGAGTCGCACCGCAAAGGGTTTGAGAAAGAGGCGACCTTCGGCGTGATGATCGGCTTCATCGTGATGATGGTGCTGGACGTGACCCTGGGGTAG
- a CDS encoding tetratricopeptide repeat protein, translating into MKSLKPILVLALIATLVSVAAAADQTAAELQREGVRAARQGDPQLGAQLLERCVELYPDYRNLDYVLYNLGDVYENELFDFVRACDIYKELIERFPSSRWALRGRNRLEQLEENDLYSDSEPLALLKSIRRDYRDLGRDRVVEQYLTLLHDFPLFSKRDEALFGLAQEYELRALPEDDEREYLKALEMYRRLVEEKPGSDLAFVALKQSGDILLELNRFDEARQEYARMASYRGEDGANAARFLSLEVDKYIRLRNLYLVCLGLIAALSALLIKRVRWSSLGRDRVLRALIEPGLLLLASIGGAWYLLYHDRPVRYLFCMLLLMLGFAVTLFCNALYIGTRRLSAMQILFQAVVVMLLVTAVIYAVFYGLGLMSITIQTLQSHYYIISRGG; encoded by the coding sequence GTGAAATCGCTTAAGCCGATCCTAGTCCTGGCCTTGATTGCGACGCTTGTCAGCGTTGCGGCGGCGGCCGATCAGACCGCCGCGGAGCTGCAGCGCGAGGGCGTACGCGCGGCGCGGCAGGGCGATCCGCAGCTCGGCGCACAGCTGCTCGAGCGTTGCGTCGAACTCTACCCGGACTACCGCAACCTGGACTACGTGCTCTACAACCTGGGCGACGTCTACGAGAACGAACTGTTCGATTTCGTGCGCGCATGCGACATCTATAAAGAACTGATCGAGCGCTTCCCCTCCAGCCGTTGGGCGCTGCGCGGCCGCAACCGCCTTGAGCAACTCGAGGAGAACGACCTGTACAGCGATTCCGAGCCGCTGGCCCTGCTCAAATCGATCCGCCGCGACTACCGCGACCTGGGACGCGATCGCGTGGTCGAGCAGTACCTGACCCTGCTGCACGATTTCCCGCTGTTCAGCAAGCGCGACGAGGCGCTGTTCGGCTTGGCCCAGGAATACGAGCTGCGCGCATTGCCCGAGGACGACGAGCGCGAGTACCTCAAGGCCCTCGAGATGTACCGCCGGCTGGTGGAGGAGAAGCCGGGCAGCGATTTGGCGTTTGTCGCGCTCAAGCAATCGGGCGACATCCTGCTCGAGCTCAACCGCTTTGACGAGGCGCGGCAGGAGTATGCGCGGATGGCGTCCTATCGCGGCGAGGACGGCGCGAACGCGGCGCGGTTCCTCTCGCTGGAGGTCGACAAGTACATACGATTGCGCAACCTGTACTTGGTCTGCCTGGGATTAATCGCCGCCCTAAGCGCACTGCTGATCAAGCGCGTGCGTTGGTCGTCCCTTGGCCGCGACCGGGTGCTGCGCGCACTGATCGAGCCGGGCCTGCTGCTGCTGGCTTCCATCGGCGGGGCCTGGTACTTGCTCTATCACGACCGCCCCGTACGCTACCTGTTTTGCATGCTGTTGCTGATGCTCGGCTTCGCTGTCACACTATTTTGTAACGCGCTGTACATCGGCACACGCCGCCTGAGTGCTATGCAGATACTGTTTCAGGCAGTGGTGGTGATGTTACTTGTAACGGCAGTGATCTACGCGGTCTTTTATGGACTGGGACTGATGTCGATTACGATTCAGACTTTGCAGTCGCACTACTACATCATCAGCAGGGGAGGCTGA
- a CDS encoding radical SAM protein: MENERKIIPYRFEHFGGILHLEHPSSLIWVDKDYMRSLGFEHSPLWDIDRPYLCAPTEVHLSVTGRCSAGCVGCYMDARPDFEGDLDLEQMRKVIDTLADMRVFHLAMGGGESFECEHFIELARHARQRGMVPNVTTNGMLIDEHNAELSRVFGQINVSVDGVEQVFTSCRGHDGFARADRAINALRRAGCRVGINTVVSRRNFDHLEQLIRYAHDQQVLEVELLRFKPAGRGCDVFNDFDLTPQQARDFYPLITSLARRHNVWIKLDCSFTPLVCYHQPDPERMDFFAVNGCEAGNMLMGVRSDGQVSACSFSQSEPHDVLKMSSWWKDAASFSDFRLWDKAAVPEPCASCRYLRICRGGCHPVAQFVYGDFSMPDPGCPTVQEYMGSPIIH; encoded by the coding sequence ATGGAAAATGAGCGCAAGATCATCCCCTACCGCTTCGAGCACTTCGGCGGCATTTTGCACCTGGAGCATCCCAGCTCGCTGATCTGGGTCGACAAGGACTACATGCGTTCGCTGGGTTTCGAACACTCGCCGCTGTGGGACATCGACCGGCCCTATCTCTGCGCTCCGACCGAGGTTCACCTGAGCGTCACCGGCCGCTGCTCAGCCGGCTGCGTGGGCTGCTACATGGACGCGCGGCCCGACTTCGAGGGCGATCTGGACCTCGAGCAAATGCGCAAGGTGATCGACACCCTGGCCGACATGCGCGTGTTCCATCTGGCAATGGGCGGCGGCGAGAGTTTCGAGTGCGAACACTTCATCGAGCTGGCACGCCACGCGCGCCAACGCGGCATGGTGCCCAACGTCACCACCAACGGCATGCTGATCGACGAACACAACGCCGAACTCTCGCGGGTCTTCGGCCAGATCAACGTCAGCGTCGACGGCGTGGAGCAGGTCTTCACCAGCTGCCGCGGACACGATGGATTCGCCCGCGCCGACCGCGCCATCAACGCGCTGCGCCGCGCCGGCTGCAGGGTGGGCATCAACACCGTGGTCTCGCGCCGCAACTTCGACCACCTGGAACAACTGATCCGCTATGCCCACGACCAGCAGGTGCTCGAGGTCGAGCTGCTGCGCTTCAAGCCCGCGGGCCGCGGCTGCGACGTGTTCAACGACTTCGACCTCACGCCGCAACAGGCGCGGGATTTCTACCCGCTGATCACCTCCCTGGCCCGGCGCCACAACGTCTGGATCAAACTCGACTGCTCGTTCACGCCGCTGGTCTGCTATCACCAGCCCGATCCGGAACGGATGGACTTCTTTGCGGTCAACGGCTGCGAGGCGGGCAACATGCTGATGGGCGTGCGCTCCGACGGCCAGGTCTCGGCTTGCAGCTTCTCCCAAAGCGAGCCGCACGATGTGCTCAAGATGAGCAGCTGGTGGAAAGACGCCGCCTCGTTCAGCGACTTCCGCCTATGGGACAAGGCCGCGGTGCCCGAGCCCTGCGCGAGCTGCCGCTATCTGCGAATCTGCCGCGGCGGTTGCCACCCGGTGGCCCAATTCGTCTACGGCGATTTTTCCATGCCCGACCCGGGATGCCCCACGGTTCAAGAGTATATGGGCAGCCCGATCATCCACTAA
- a CDS encoding zinc ribbon domain-containing protein: MPIYEYECQQCGKLSEHWQKTTDGPPENCPHCQGGPLRKIVSLSTFHLKGTGWYVTDYARKNGDAKNDAPSPKPNGEQSSSAASSSDESKPAESKSESKSESKAETKAESKPNTSTTDA; encoded by the coding sequence ATGCCGATATACGAATACGAATGCCAACAATGCGGAAAGCTCAGCGAGCACTGGCAGAAGACCACTGACGGCCCGCCGGAAAATTGCCCCCATTGCCAGGGTGGACCTTTGCGTAAAATAGTCAGTCTCTCGACCTTCCATCTCAAGGGAACCGGCTGGTACGTGACCGACTACGCCCGGAAAAACGGTGATGCCAAGAACGACGCGCCTTCGCCCAAGCCAAACGGCGAGCAGTCCTCGAGCGCGGCATCATCGTCCGATGAGAGCAAACCGGCCGAGTCCAAATCCGAGAGCAAGTCCGAGAGCAAGGCTGAGACCAAAGCCGAGTCCAAGCCCAACACGTCGACCACGGACGCTTAA
- the gcvPA gene encoding aminomethyl-transferring glycine dehydrogenase subunit GcvPA produces the protein MRYIPHTEQDVRSMLDAIGVDGIERLFEAIPKQVRQSAGLNLPEPLDEQQLVGLLTELADRNSSMDELSCFLGAGVYDHHVPTAIDQLLLRGEFFTAYTPYQPEAAQGTLQAIYEYQTMVCELTGMDVANASLYDGASALAEGVLMAARRNRKTKRTIISRAVHPEYRQTVQTYAQHQDIEFASLPFGPDGRADLAQLEQLLEDPAAGVVIQQPNALGVIEPLDRIAALINGRARLIVCVVEPLSLGLLEAPGKLGADIVLGEGASFGLAPGFGGPHLGFFAVRQSDVRAMPGRLCGATFDSEGNRGYVLTLATREQHIRREKATSNICTNQALCALAMTIYLTLLGPAGLQCLAQINYSKAEHAKSALSAVKGCSLPFAAPTFNEFVLRTPHPAQRVEAALRQEGILGGLPLERWYPEFENCLLVAATEKVSAEEISRYVQVLNQL, from the coding sequence ATGCGCTACATACCCCATACCGAGCAAGACGTACGGTCGATGCTCGACGCCATCGGCGTCGACGGGATCGAACGACTTTTCGAGGCGATCCCCAAACAGGTCCGCCAGAGCGCCGGGCTGAACCTGCCCGAGCCGCTGGACGAACAGCAACTGGTCGGACTGCTCACCGAGCTGGCCGATCGCAACAGCTCGATGGACGAGCTGAGCTGCTTTTTGGGCGCGGGGGTCTACGACCACCACGTGCCCACGGCCATCGATCAACTGCTGCTGCGCGGGGAGTTCTTCACCGCCTACACGCCCTACCAGCCCGAGGCGGCCCAGGGCACGTTGCAGGCGATCTACGAGTATCAGACCATGGTCTGCGAGCTGACCGGCATGGACGTGGCCAACGCCTCGCTCTACGACGGGGCCAGCGCACTGGCCGAGGGCGTGCTGATGGCGGCGCGCCGCAACCGCAAGACCAAGCGTACGATCATCTCGCGCGCGGTCCATCCGGAATATCGCCAGACGGTTCAGACCTACGCCCAACATCAGGATATCGAGTTTGCGAGCCTACCCTTTGGTCCCGACGGCCGCGCCGACCTGGCGCAGCTCGAGCAGCTGCTCGAGGATCCGGCGGCCGGCGTGGTGATCCAGCAGCCCAACGCCCTGGGCGTAATCGAGCCGCTGGACCGCATCGCGGCGTTGATCAACGGCCGGGCGCGGCTGATCGTCTGCGTGGTCGAACCGCTGAGCCTGGGTCTGCTCGAGGCGCCGGGCAAGCTGGGCGCGGACATCGTGCTCGGCGAAGGCGCGAGCTTCGGCCTCGCCCCTGGGTTCGGCGGACCGCATCTGGGATTCTTCGCCGTGCGCCAATCCGACGTGCGCGCGATGCCCGGTCGGCTGTGCGGCGCCACGTTCGACAGCGAGGGCAACCGTGGCTACGTGCTGACCTTGGCCACGCGCGAGCAGCACATCCGCCGCGAGAAAGCCACGAGCAACATCTGCACCAACCAGGCGCTGTGCGCGCTGGCAATGACGATCTACCTCACGCTGCTGGGGCCCGCTGGCCTGCAGTGCCTGGCGCAGATCAACTACTCCAAAGCCGAGCACGCCAAGTCCGCGCTCTCCGCGGTCAAGGGCTGCTCGCTGCCGTTCGCCGCGCCGACGTTCAACGAGTTCGTGCTGCGCACGCCGCATCCCGCCCAGCGGGTCGAAGCTGCCCTGCGGCAGGAGGGAATTCTCGGAGGGCTGCCGCTCGAGCGCTGGTACCCCGAATTTGAGAACTGCCTGCTGGTGGCCGCAACGGAAAAAGTCAGCGCCGAGGAGATCAGCCGCTATGTCCAAGTCCTCAACCAGTTGTGA